The proteins below are encoded in one region of Chrysemys picta bellii isolate R12L10 chromosome 4, ASM1138683v2, whole genome shotgun sequence:
- the FIBIN gene encoding fin bud initiation factor homolog, whose translation MLGLRLLWVSCLGSLCRGYFDGPLHPEMSNGTLHHYFVPDGDYEENDDPEKCQLLFRVSEHRRCSLGGEQGPVGGGPSLSLREEFTILGRQVEDAGRVLEGISRSISYDLDGEESYGKYLRRESHQIGDAYSNSDKSLAELESKFRQGQEHESKEESRLNDDFQAMLVHTRALLTETLDISAGLRDKYELLSLTVRSHDARLNRLRNEYLKG comes from the coding sequence ATGCTGGGGCTGCGCTTGCTGTGGGTCAGCTGCCTGGGCAGCCTGTGCCGAGGCTATTTCGATGGTCCCCTGCACCCGGAGATGTCCAACGGGACTCTGCACCACTACTTCGTGCCGGACGGCGACTACGAGGAGAACGATGACCCAGAGAAGTGCCAGCTGCTCTTCAGGGTAAGCGAGCACCGGCGCTGCAGcctgggcggggagcaggggccaGTGGGCGGCGGGCCCAGCCTCTCCCTGCGGGAGGAGTTCACCATCCTGGGCCGGCAGGTGGAGGATGCGGGCCGGGTGCTGGAGGGCATCAGCAGGAGCATCTCGTACGACCTGGACGGGGAGGAGAGCTACGGCAAGTACCTGCGCAGGGAGTCCCACCAGATCGGCGACGCCTACTCCAACTCCGACAAGTCCCTGGCCGAGCTGGAGAGCAAGTTCCGGCAGGGCCAGGAGCATGAGAGCAAGGAGGAGAGCCGCCTCAATGATGACTTCCAGGCCATGCTCGTCCACACCCGGGCCCTGCTCACGGAGACCCTGGACATCTCCGCAGGGCTCCGGGATAAGTATGAGCTGCTCTCCTTAACTGTCAGGAGCCACGATGCCAGGCTAAACAGGCTCAGGAATGAGTATCTCAAAGGGTGA